From one Triticum aestivum cultivar Chinese Spring chromosome 4B, IWGSC CS RefSeq v2.1, whole genome shotgun sequence genomic stretch:
- the LOC123089857 gene encoding uncharacterized protein, with protein MAALKQSALKGAFAQHFEVVAILAGLFVFAVLVTPSPPVQGSLRPPSVCVVPYVYYERIGMIQPYLLFSILVSGLLTSSLKRRTAAADAPTPTPWIRAYGMLALLLSFVSIVLLAVLDFYLVQVKSSTFSCWSGASKASAYTFGTFVGVACVATYYELATVIMWAAY; from the coding sequence ATGGCAGCTCTCAAGCAGAGTGCTCTCAAGGGTGCCTTCGCACAGCATTTCGAGGTCGTGGCCATCCTTGCGGGCCTCTTCGTCTTCGCGGTCCTCGTCACTCCGTCGCCGCCGGTGCAGGGCTCCCTCCGTCCCCCCAGCGTTTGTGTCGTGCCGTACGTCTACTACGAGCGGATCGGCATGATACAGCCCTACCTCTTGTTCTCCATCCTCGTCTCCGGCCTCCTCACCTCCAGCCTCAAGCGCCGCACCGCCGCGGCCGACGCGCCCACGCCGACTCCGTGGATCCGAGCATATGGGATGCTGGCTCTCCTCCTGTCGTTCGTGAGCATCGTTCTTCTCGCGGTGCTCGATTTCTACCTGGTGCAGGTGAAGTCTTCGACCTTCTCTTGCTGGAGCGGGGCAAGCAAGGCCTCTGCCTACACCTTCGGCACCTTCGTTGGCGTAGCGTGCGTGGCTACCTACTATGAGCTCGCGACGGTCATCATGTGGGCTGCTTACTAG
- the LOC123089858 gene encoding uncharacterized protein, whose translation MSSSASASRRSWPRYGAVPMTRCPACQRIAPLKRLVTTTDKNGNLGREFVKCESKPEQGKKLKQCTHFEWLDEYIERIQLEGASGELDLPLEAEKLGKFGSGASGSGAPGSGNSIGGARPSIGATVGDAGVTAELKKLNKQMKKLIELQKQGNLMGLMAAFFMFV comes from the exons ATGTCGAGCTCCGCTTCAGCCTCCCGCCGCTCATGGCCGCGCTATGGCGCAGTGCCCATGACAAGATGCCCTGCATGCCAACGTATCGCACCCCTGAAGCGGCTAGTCACAACGACCGACAAGAATGGCAACCTTGGGCGGGaattcgtgaaatgcgagagcaaaccagagcagggaaag AAATTGAAGCAATGCACCCATTTTGAGTGGCTAGATGAGTACATAGAGCGGATTCAACTGGAGGGTGCATCAGGGGAGCTCGATTTACCGTTGGAGGCGGAGAAGTTGGGCAAGTTTGGATCGGGCGCATCTGGATCCGGGGCCCCTGGATCTGGCAATTCCATCGGGGGCGCCCGCCCTTCCATTGGTGCTACTGTGGGGGATGCAGGAGTGACGGCAGAGCTGAAGAAGCTGAACAAGCAGATGAAGAAACTCATCGAATTGCAGAAGCAGGGCAATTTGATGGGGCTGATGGCCGCATTTTTtatgtttgtgtaa